From Xenopus laevis strain J_2021 chromosome 7L, Xenopus_laevis_v10.1, whole genome shotgun sequence, one genomic window encodes:
- the LOC121395591 gene encoding claudin-16-like, whose protein sequence is MLQINSKGSVTLSTRCKGLWRECVWDRFVKIWTCDVFSSYLNPHPAGIVLTRALIIASSIMSVLAFAFLVFGFKNFTCFHDPSIKLQCLRLSSGLHFLAGMSSCAGIIRYCVYVYGNHQYEVSLRIPGFPSFEYGYSLWVAVGGSLGALVTAAITCYLSHAQKKPDVMTLNAINEVTHCNAQEVLKTYV, encoded by the exons ATTAACAGCAAAGGATCAGTGACGCTGAGCACTCGGTGCAAGGGTCTCTGGAGGGAATGTGTCTGGGACCGGTTTGTGAAGATCTGGACATGTGATGTTTTCAGCTCCTACCTAAATCCCCATCCAG CAGGAATAGTTCTCACCAGAGCACTGATCATTGCCTCAAGTATAATGAGTGTACTTGCATTTGCTTTCCTGGTCTTTGGCTTCAAAAACTTCACCTGCTTTCATGATCCCTCCATAAAGCTACAATGTCTCCGACTGTCATCTGGGCTTCATTTCCTTGCTG GAATGTCAAGCTGTGCTGGAATCATTAGATACTGTGTGTATGTCTATGGCAATCACCAATATGAG GTCTCTCTCAGAATTCCAGGATTTCCAAGTTTTGAATATGGCTACTCACTGTGGGTGGCTGTTGGGGGCAGCCTAGGGGCCCTCGTTACAGCAGCGATCACTTGCTATCTGTCACACGCTCAAAAGAAGCCTGATGTAATGACGTTAAATGCCATTAATGAGGTTACACACTGTAACGCCCAGGAAGTACTAAAAAcatatgtttaa